The following proteins are encoded in a genomic region of Oryza brachyantha chromosome 11, ObraRS2, whole genome shotgun sequence:
- the LOC102715900 gene encoding protein DWARF 53-LIKE-like translates to MPTPVPAARQCLSPPAVTALDAAVLSARRRAHAQTTSLHLISALLAPTAPTLLRDALARARSAAYSPRVQLKALDLCFAVSLDRLPSASSSSSSAPDDPPVSNSLMAAIKRSQANQRRNPDTFHFYHQAATAQTPAAVRVDLSHLVLAILDDPVVSRVFAEAGFRSGDIKLAILRPAPPMPLLGRLPTRARPPPLFLCSFAAADDADVPSPAGNLAGAGEENCRRIAEILSRGRNPMLVGVGAASAADDFATASPYRIIHVEPNTIDKSDIGVAAAMASATTGLIISIGDLKQLVPDEGEPELQEKGRRVVAEVTRVLETHTKVGRVWVMGWSATYETYLAFLSKFPLVDKDWDLQLLPITAVQAAAGPAAATGLMPPATTTVAAAFSKPAPRLMESFVPFGGFVCDNYETSSITANSCPQSLCCQQCNDKYEQEVATIIRASGITAEDHPQGVLPSLLQNGSMMGPNNGFDPVKVRDDRMVLNSKILNLRKKWNEYCMRLHQDHQRINRDPYKPFPRYIGVTSDKERSENPSKCSEAFGIQKDVVKPCAVPAAHTSSTARPISSPSVSNKRNEDLVLNLQARQSKSDENLQDSTVRHGSLSTPDNPDDDASPSFAAPVATDLVLGTPQESNSKGSGSTFCKHIEDSHLAPKKVDDLNLKHPQLSVQPNSCSWTSRNVGKTSPGALYSVASGGLSAFGQWQKPSPLAAQSSDLSNYKLLVECLFKEVGRQEEALSAICQSIVRCRLTESHRGPSRKDIWLCFHGSDSMAKKRAAMALAETMHGSKENLIYLDLNLQDWGDSGFRGKTGTDCIVEQLSKKRRSVLFLDNIDRADILVQDSLSDAIESGKFKDMRGKVVDINDSIVVLSRSMIQGSKHGVEEGLSFSEEKILTACGHGLKILVEPGRAITSGGLNGKVVVSPRHSLTKIQASLYSGSISKRKLSSSDDQEKVQESPSSSKRLHRTSSVPFDLNLPVDEDEPHDANDDSSSNENSYGNTEKSIDALLHWVDGSINFKPFDFDKLADDMLQEFSNILSKNLGPECRLEIDVGAMEQIIAAAWKSEDKSPVQTWLGQVFTRSLDELKLKCKHVSSSTLRLVACDDTVPGKGDGLGVLLPSRIILDC, encoded by the exons ATGCCCACTCCGGtgcccgccgcccgccagtgcctctcgccgcccgccgtcaccgcccttgacgccgccgtcctctccgcccgccgccgcgcccatgCCCAGACCACCTCCCTCCACCTCATCTCCGCCCTCCTCGCTCCCACCGCCCCGACTCTCCTCCGCGACgccctcgcccgcgcccgcagCGCCGCCTACTCCCCCCGCGTCCAGCTCAAGGCCCTCGACCTCTGCTTCGCCGTCTCCCTCGACAggctcccctccgcctcctcctcctcctcctccgcgcccgACGACCCTCCCGTCTCCAACTCCCTCATGGCCGCCATCAAGCGTTCCCAGGCCAACCAGCGCCGCAACCCGGACACCTTCCACTTCTACCAccaggccgccaccgcccagacccccgccgccgtcagGGTCGACCTCTCCCACCTCGTCCTCGCCATCCTCGACGACCCCGTCGTCAGCCGCGTCTTCGCCGAGGCTGGATTCCGCAGCGGGGACATCAAGCTCGCCATCCTccgcccggcgccgcccaTGCCGCTGCTCGGCCGCCTCCCCacgcgcgcccgcccgccgcctctCTTCCTCTGCAGCTTCGCCGCGGCAGACGACGCCGACGTGCCCTCGCCGGCCGGGAACCTCGCCGGTGCGGGGGAGGAGAACTGCCGACGCATCGCCGAGATCCTCTCTCGCGGCCGCAACCCCATGCTCGTCGGCGTGGGggctgcctccgccgccgatgacttcgccaccgcctccccgtATCGTATCATCCATGTAGAGCCCAACACAATCGACAAGTCAGACatcggcgtggcggcggcaatGGCCAGCGCCACCACAGGACTCATCATAAGCATCGGAGACCTCAAGCAGCTGGTCCCCGACGAGGGTGAGCCGGAGCTGCAGGAGAAGGGGCGgcgggtggtggcggaggtgACGCGAGTGTTGGAGACGCACACCAAGGTGGGACGCGTCTGGGTGATGGGGTGGTCGGCAACGTATGAGACCTACCTCGCCTTCCTCTCCAAATTCCCCCTGGTCGACAAGGACTGGGACCTCCAGCTGCTGCCAATCACGGCGGtgcaggccgccgccggccctgCTGCAGCTACTGGACTCATGCCTCCGGCAACCACCACTGTCGCTGCTGCCTTCTCCAAACCTGCACCAAG ACTGATGGAATCCTTTGTTCCTTTTGGAGGCTTTGTCTGTGATAACTACGAAACAAGCAGCATCACAGCAAATTCATGCCCACAATCGCTGTGCTGTCAACAGTGCAATGATAAATATGAGCAAGAAGTTGCAACTATCATTAGAGCAAGTGGAATTACAGCTGAAGACCATCCCCAGGGAGTTCTCCCCTCCCTGCTGCAGAATGGAAGCATGATGGGTCCTAACAATGGATTTGATCCAGTCAAG GTTAGAGATGATCGGATGGTACTGAATTCAAAAATACTGAATCTACGGAAGAAGTGGAACGAGTACTGCATGCGGCTCCACCAAGACCACCAGAGGATCAACAGAGATCCTTACAAACCATTTCCACGTTATATTGGTGTTACCTCTGACAAGGAAAGATCAGAAAATCCAAGCAAATGTTCTGAGGCATTTGGGATTCAAAAGGATGTTGTTAAACCTTGTGCAGTGCCTGCTGCACATACAAGCTCAACTGCAAGGCCTATTTCATCTCCATCTGTCTCcaataaaagaaatgaagaTCTTGTATTGAACCTTCAAGCCCGGCAGTCAAAGAGTGACGAAAACCTTCAAGACAGCACTGTGCGACATGGCAGTCTGTCAACTCCTGACAATCCAGATGATGATGCCTCACCGTCATTTGCTGCACCCGTGGCAACTGACTTAGTTTTAGGCACGCCTCAAGAGTCTAATTCGAAGGGTTCAGGTTCCACCTTCTGTAAACATATAGAGGATTCCCATCTGGCGCCCAAAAAGGTGGATGATTTAAATCTGAAGCATCCACAGCTCTCTGTTCAACCTAACTCTTGCTCCTGGACTTCCAGAAATGTTGGGAAAACATCACCCGGTGCATTATACTCAGTAGCTTCAGGAGGCTTATCTGCTTTTGGGCAATGGCAGAAACCTTCACCCCTTGCTGCACAAAGTTCTGATCTGAGCAATTACAAGCTACTTGTCGAATGCCTGTTCAAGGAAGTTGGAAGGCAGGAGGAAGCCTTGAGTGCTATTTGTCAATCCATTGTGCGGTGCCGGTTAACAGAGTCACACCGTGGTCCTAGCAGGAAGGACATCTGGTTGTGTTTTCATGGTTCTGATAGCATGGCCAAGAAGAGAGCTGCTATGGCACTTGCAGAAACAATGCATGGCAGCAAAGAGAACTTGATTTATCTGGACTTAAACCTTCAGGATTGGGGTGACTCCGGCTTCAGAGGGAAGACCGGCACAGACTGCATTGTGGAGCAGCTGAGCAAGAAGCGGCGATCTGTTCTCTTCCTTGACAATATCGATAGAGCTGACATCCTTGTTCAGGATAGTCTGTCTGATGCCATTGAGTCTGGCAAATTTAAAGACATGCGAGGCAAGGTGGTTGACATTAATGACTCGATTGTGGTGTTGTCAAGAAGCATGATTCAGGGCAGCAAACATGGGGTTGAAGAGGGCCTTTCATTTTCTGAAGAAAAGATTCTGACAGCTTGTGGACATGGACTGAAGATCCTGGTAGAACCAGGTAGGGCAATCACCAGTGGAGGCCTTAATGGTAAGGTGGTGGTTTCCCCAAGGCATTCTCTCACCAAAATTCAAGCATCTTTGTACTCTGGTTCAATCAGCAAGAGAAAGCTCAGCAGTTCTGATGACCAGGAAAAGGTGCAAGAATCACCGAGCAGTTCAAAGCGGCTGCACAGAACATCGAGTGTACCGTTCGACTTGAACCTCCCTGTTGATGAGGATGAACCCCACGATGCCAATGATGACAGCAGTAGCAATGAAAATTCATATGGCAACACAGAAAAATCCATTGATGCCCTTTTGCATTGGGTTGATGGATCAATCAATTTTAAACCGTTTGACTTTGACAAACTTGCTGATGACATGTTGCAGGAGTTTAGCAACATACTCAGCAAAAATTTGGGTCCTGAGTGCAGGCTGGAGATTGATGTTGGAGCAATGGAGCAGATAATTGCCGCAGCATGGAAATCAGAGGACAAGAGCCCTGTGCAGACCTGGCTGGGGCAGGTTTTCACCAGGAGCCTTGACGAGTTGAAGCTCAAGTGTAAGCATGTGAGTAGCTCTACCCTTAGACTAGTGGCTTGTGATGACACAGTACCGGGGAAAGGAGACGGTTTAGGAGTTTTGCTCCCGTCAAGAATAATTTTAGATTGTTGA